The Mucilaginibacter yixingensis genome window below encodes:
- a CDS encoding DUF1810 domain-containing protein, with amino-acid sequence MTHWMWFIFPQIAGLGLSSTSKYYAIKDMDEAVAYLAHPELGARLVEISNALLLLPGNDAHQVFGSPDDMKLQSSMTLFAQLDGAPQVFRQVLDKYFDGEPDKQTLQLVGK; translated from the coding sequence ATGACACACTGGATGTGGTTCATCTTTCCGCAGATTGCCGGTTTGGGACTAAGTAGTACGTCAAAATATTATGCTATTAAGGATATGGACGAAGCTGTGGCCTATCTGGCACATCCAGAGCTTGGCGCGCGACTGGTGGAAATTTCAAATGCCCTGTTGCTGTTACCGGGTAACGATGCTCATCAGGTTTTCGGTTCTCCCGATGATATGAAGCTGCAATCAAGTATGACGCTGTTTGCTCAGCTGGATGGTGCACCGCAGGTATTTAGACAGGTGCTGGATAAATATTTTGACGGCGAGCCGGATAAACAGACGCTGCAATTAGTAGGAAAATAA
- a CDS encoding DUF4920 domain-containing protein, with product MLLLKASANMKTLGIMICLAAATLAQAQHKLPHGMVYGAKPNTTQIIAANKLEDWMARRPRVSTTIKGRVLKVTDVRGGWFEMDGGRGRVIAAHFNRSGVNLPKNLAGKTAVVEGIAQRQMVAADKQHFAGDRANGHQPEVNTDPRKHITFEAKGLEVY from the coding sequence ATGTTGCTTTTAAAAGCATCTGCCAATATGAAAACGTTAGGTATTATGATCTGTCTGGCCGCCGCCACACTAGCGCAGGCACAGCACAAATTGCCCCATGGCATGGTATATGGAGCCAAGCCAAACACTACCCAGATAATAGCAGCCAACAAACTGGAAGACTGGATGGCCCGACGCCCGCGCGTAAGCACTACTATAAAAGGGCGGGTACTAAAAGTGACCGATGTTAGGGGAGGCTGGTTTGAGATGGATGGAGGCAGGGGGCGCGTAATTGCAGCGCATTTTAATCGCTCCGGCGTAAATTTGCCTAAAAACCTGGCTGGTAAAACAGCTGTGGTTGAGGGAATTGCGCAACGACAAATGGTAGCGGCTGATAAACAGCATTTTGCCGGCGACCGGGCCAACGGGCATCAACCGGAGGTGAATACTGATCCCAGAAAACATATAACATTTGAGGCGAAGGGGTTAGAAGTTTATTGA
- a CDS encoding fibronectin type III domain-containing protein: MRKRLPLLLLLAAALVPVMLLVQGCNKNNDSTPLTPYVTVNPIVSNLKDTTLRVDYQIQNFVIGTVTSYGVCWSSSKNNPTTADSKNNVATSPSAVNYTATINGLTPNTLYYVRAYAVMNSTTYYSPAVQVTTLKTGGGNNMYGTVSTFAGQTTAGYSNGTGTAATLSNPQGIAVDNAGNLYVADTYNNSIRKITPAGVVTYLAGTGAAGYADGNAASAQFYAPIGIAVDASGNVYVADAGNNAIRKITTAGVVSTLAGGKFSGYVDSTGTNARFNAPTGVAVDASGNLYVTDRINSAIRKVTPAGKVTTFAGTNTVGYVDSTGTSALFRSPTGIVIDGANLYVTDLGNYAIRKIVISSAKVSTLLGNPTPSADVLNSPVAIASDQKGKLFITDQTGRILMIGTNNVLYNLGGNAATYGFADGDGTAAKFDSPQGLAVDASGNVYVADNNNNRIRKIVVKTAP; the protein is encoded by the coding sequence ATGAGAAAACGCTTACCCTTACTGCTTTTACTAGCAGCGGCGCTTGTGCCGGTAATGTTATTGGTTCAGGGCTGTAATAAAAACAACGATTCAACCCCGTTGACCCCCTATGTAACCGTCAACCCCATCGTATCAAATTTAAAAGATACCACCTTGCGTGTTGATTACCAGATTCAGAATTTTGTGATAGGAACAGTAACCAGCTACGGTGTATGCTGGAGCTCTTCTAAAAACAACCCCACCACAGCCGATTCTAAAAACAATGTAGCTACATCGCCAAGTGCTGTAAACTACACAGCTACTATTAACGGCTTAACCCCTAACACGCTATATTACGTACGTGCTTACGCGGTGATGAATAGCACCACTTATTATAGCCCGGCTGTACAAGTAACTACGCTTAAAACCGGTGGTGGCAATAACATGTATGGCACCGTTAGCACTTTTGCCGGTCAAACAACGGCTGGTTATAGCAATGGCACCGGTACTGCCGCTACATTGAGCAATCCGCAAGGCATAGCTGTAGACAATGCCGGCAACCTTTACGTAGCCGACACCTATAACAACAGTATCCGTAAAATTACACCGGCAGGTGTGGTAACTTACCTGGCGGGTACCGGCGCTGCCGGTTATGCTGATGGCAATGCCGCCAGTGCGCAATTTTATGCACCTATTGGCATAGCTGTTGATGCCAGCGGTAACGTTTATGTAGCCGATGCCGGCAATAACGCCATTCGTAAAATAACCACAGCCGGTGTGGTAAGCACATTGGCAGGCGGCAAATTTAGCGGCTATGTTGATAGCACCGGTACCAATGCCCGCTTTAACGCACCCACAGGGGTGGCTGTTGATGCCAGCGGCAACTTATATGTAACAGACCGTATTAATTCTGCCATACGTAAAGTAACACCAGCCGGCAAGGTAACCACTTTTGCAGGCACCAACACAGTTGGCTATGTAGACTCTACGGGTACCAGCGCCCTCTTTAGATCGCCTACAGGCATCGTAATTGACGGAGCTAATCTTTATGTAACAGATCTGGGCAATTACGCTATCCGTAAAATTGTTATCAGCAGCGCTAAGGTGTCTACCTTACTGGGTAACCCAACACCTTCTGCAGATGTATTAAACTCACCGGTGGCTATAGCCAGCGACCAAAAAGGCAAACTTTTCATCACCGATCAAACCGGTCGTATCCTGATGATAGGTACCAACAACGTATTGTATAACCTGGGCGGAAATGCAGCTACCTATGGCTTTGCTGATGGCGATGGTACCGCAGCCAAATTTGACTCGCCGCAGGGGCTTGCAGTTGACGCAAGCGGCAATGTTTATGTAGCCGATAACAACAATAACCGCATCCGGAAGATTGTAGTAAAAACCGCTCCGTGA
- the radA gene encoding DNA repair protein RadA — protein MAKTKTTYFCQSCGYESPKWLGKCPSCSQWNTFVEEIIEKANPSVPDWRQPTNGSTSMQRANKAIPVSAIAYDEEPRIPTQDKELNRVLGGGIVPGSLVLIGGEPGIGKSTLMLQIALNMPHLKVLYVSGEESERQIKMRAERIAPAPQPPEGGAVRNRQSPIGNKSEIEHSTSDISLPLEGRVAEAFILCETSTQNIFKQIEQLQPDLVVIDSIQTLHSAHIESTPGSVSQVRECTAELLRFAKESGTPVFLIGHITKDGMIAGPKILEHMVDTVLQFEGDRHHVYRILRAVKNRFGAASELGIYEMLGAGLREVSNPSEILLSQRDEPLSGITISATLEGMRPMMIETQALVSDSPYGTPQRSATGFDTRRMNMLLAVLEKRCGFRLGAKDVFLNITGGIRVEDPAIDLGLAAAIISSHEDMPIPFKTCFAGELGLSGEIRAVNRIEQRIAEAQKLGFEQIFISKYNLPQGGQDKKRIDLSRYDISVKTVANIEEVFSLLFG, from the coding sequence ATGGCTAAAACCAAAACCACCTATTTCTGTCAAAGCTGCGGCTATGAATCTCCAAAATGGCTGGGCAAATGCCCGTCATGCAGCCAGTGGAATACTTTTGTAGAAGAAATTATTGAAAAGGCAAATCCGTCCGTTCCAGACTGGCGGCAGCCCACCAATGGCTCAACCTCTATGCAACGCGCCAACAAGGCCATCCCTGTAAGCGCCATTGCTTATGATGAAGAGCCGCGCATTCCCACTCAGGATAAAGAATTAAACCGTGTGCTGGGCGGCGGTATCGTCCCCGGTTCATTGGTACTGATAGGCGGAGAGCCGGGCATCGGTAAATCAACCCTGATGCTGCAGATCGCGCTCAATATGCCCCATCTGAAAGTGCTTTATGTATCTGGCGAGGAAAGCGAGCGACAGATCAAAATGCGGGCGGAGCGTATAGCCCCAGCCCCCCAGCCCCCTGAAGGGGGAGCCGTTCGCAACAGGCAGTCCCCAATAGGCAATAAATCCGAAATTGAACATTCGACATCCGACATCTCCCTGCCTTTAGAGGGCCGGGTGGCCGAGGCCTTTATTTTGTGCGAAACATCAACCCAAAACATATTTAAACAGATAGAGCAGTTGCAGCCGGATTTGGTGGTGATTGATTCGATCCAAACCCTGCATTCGGCCCATATTGAGTCCACGCCGGGCAGTGTATCGCAGGTGCGGGAGTGTACGGCAGAATTACTGCGTTTTGCAAAGGAGAGCGGTACGCCTGTATTTTTGATTGGCCATATTACTAAAGACGGCATGATTGCCGGCCCGAAGATATTGGAGCACATGGTAGATACCGTACTGCAGTTTGAGGGCGACAGGCACCATGTTTACCGCATTTTACGTGCGGTGAAAAACAGGTTTGGAGCGGCATCAGAGTTGGGGATTTATGAGATGCTGGGTGCAGGCTTGCGCGAAGTATCCAACCCGTCTGAGATCTTATTATCACAACGCGATGAGCCTTTAAGCGGCATCACTATATCGGCCACGCTGGAAGGCATGCGCCCTATGATGATCGAAACCCAGGCACTGGTGAGTGACTCGCCTTACGGCACGCCTCAGCGCTCGGCTACGGGCTTTGATACGCGCCGCATGAATATGCTGCTGGCGGTGCTTGAAAAGCGCTGTGGCTTCCGTTTAGGGGCCAAAGACGTGTTTCTGAACATTACTGGCGGCATCAGAGTAGAAGACCCTGCTATTGACCTGGGACTGGCCGCTGCCATTATTTCCTCGCACGAGGATATGCCTATACCATTCAAAACCTGCTTTGCCGGTGAGTTGGGCCTCTCGGGCGAGATCAGGGCTGTAAATCGCATAGAACAGCGTATAGCCGAGGCGCAGAAACTGGGCTTTGAGCAGATTTTTATCTCCAAGTATAATTTACCGCAGGGCGGTCAGGATAAAAAGCGTATTGATCTCTCCCGTTATGATATCAGCGTAAAAACGGTAGCGAATATAGAGGAGGTATTTTCGTTGCTGTTTGGGTAG
- the panD gene encoding aspartate 1-decarboxylase, whose product MIIEVLKSKIHRARVTQAELNYVGSITIDEALIEAANIIPNEKVQIVNNNNGARFETYVIKGERGSGTVCLNGATARLAQVGDVVIIMSYAQMEMEEARKYEPILIFPDNDNKLI is encoded by the coding sequence ATGATAATAGAGGTGTTAAAATCCAAGATCCACAGGGCAAGGGTAACACAGGCAGAGCTGAACTACGTAGGCAGCATTACTATTGACGAAGCATTGATAGAAGCCGCCAACATTATACCAAACGAAAAGGTGCAGATTGTTAACAACAACAACGGCGCCCGTTTTGAGACTTATGTAATTAAAGGCGAGCGCGGAAGCGGAACGGTTTGCCTCAACGGCGCCACCGCCAGGCTGGCCCAGGTAGGCGATGTGGTGATCATCATGTCATACGCCCAAATGGAAATGGAAGAAGCCAGGAAATACGAGCCCATCCTCATCTTCCCGGATAACGATAATAAGCTGATCTAA
- a CDS encoding SDR family oxidoreductase: MEEFSLKDKVIIVTGGTGILGDAFIKGIAKAGGTVGILGRNQAVAQERADAVVAAGGKAMALIADVMQEDQLIAAKNQIMDAYGRIDGLVNGAGGNMPGGIVQPGDDVFKLNMDGLRQVMDLNLYGTLIPTQVFGEVMAQAGSGSIVNISSMASQRAITKVLGYTLAKTAVDAYTRWFAVEMANRHGDKLRMNAIAPGFFLTEQNRTLLTQPDGGYTERGNLVLQNTPYKRFGEPDELIGALVWLLSDASKFVTGTVINVDGGFSVFSGV; the protein is encoded by the coding sequence ATGGAAGAATTCTCATTAAAAGATAAAGTGATCATCGTAACCGGCGGTACCGGTATTTTGGGTGATGCATTTATAAAAGGCATTGCCAAAGCAGGTGGTACCGTAGGCATTTTGGGCCGTAACCAGGCTGTAGCCCAGGAGCGCGCCGATGCAGTGGTAGCCGCAGGTGGTAAAGCCATGGCACTGATTGCAGACGTAATGCAGGAAGATCAACTGATTGCTGCTAAAAACCAGATCATGGATGCTTATGGCCGTATTGATGGCCTGGTAAACGGTGCTGGCGGCAACATGCCAGGCGGTATTGTACAACCCGGCGATGATGTGTTTAAACTAAATATGGACGGTCTGCGCCAGGTAATGGACCTGAATCTGTACGGCACGCTGATCCCTACCCAGGTTTTTGGCGAGGTGATGGCACAAGCTGGTAGCGGTAGTATCGTAAATATCTCATCTATGGCTTCGCAACGCGCAATTACCAAGGTGTTGGGTTATACGCTGGCTAAAACTGCTGTTGATGCCTATACCAGGTGGTTTGCAGTAGAAATGGCTAACCGCCATGGCGATAAATTGCGTATGAACGCAATTGCCCCAGGTTTCTTCCTAACCGAACAAAACCGTACGCTGCTTACCCAGCCAGATGGCGGTTATACCGAGCGTGGTAACCTGGTGTTGCAGAACACCCCATACAAACGTTTCGGCGAGCCAGACGAGCTGATTGGCGCCCTGGTGTGGTTGCTAAGCGATGCCTCTAAATTTGTAACCGGTACGGTTATTAATGTTGATGGCGGTTTCTCCGTTTTCAGCGGCGTATAA
- the pafA gene encoding alkaline phosphatase PafA, which yields MRLKSILLLTFGIAATATAQVKKKTETATNALPRPKLVVGLVVDQMRWDYLYRYYDRYQAGGFKRMLGEGFTCENTSVDYIPTVTAAGHSCVYTGSVPAIHGIAGNDFIDQATGRAMYCTEDTTVKTVGSTSHAGEMSPRNLEASTITDELKLATNFRSKVIGIALKDRGGILPAGHAANAAYWFDDASGNWITSTFYMNDLPAWVKQFNDQKLPEKYLKQDWNTLYPINTYLQSTADNTPYEGRVGGAASPTFPFKTSELYNGNLGMIRTTPYGNTLTLDLAKAAIDAEHLGNNTVTDFLAVSLSSTDYVGHLVGVNAVETEDTYLRLDKDLAAFFSYLDAKVGKGNYTVFLTADHGAAHNPKFLTDHNIPAGTWKAGEAMRGMNAMLNEKYKVNNLVISLDNYQVNLNNIAIKKQNISEQAVKNDIIDWLGKQPAVAFAVDMKAAQIANIPEELRYRIINGYSIEHSGVIQIILKPGWFAGSGLTGTTHGTWNPYDTHIPLVFFGWGIQHGSLVRPTHMTDISATLAALLHIQAPSGCIGVPISEVIKK from the coding sequence ATGAGGCTTAAATCCATCCTTCTTTTAACCTTCGGGATTGCTGCTACTGCAACCGCCCAGGTAAAAAAGAAAACAGAAACCGCAACAAACGCTTTACCCCGCCCTAAACTGGTGGTGGGCCTGGTAGTAGACCAGATGCGCTGGGACTACCTGTACCGCTATTACGATCGTTACCAGGCTGGCGGTTTTAAACGCATGCTGGGCGAAGGTTTTACCTGCGAGAATACCAGCGTAGATTATATTCCAACCGTAACCGCGGCTGGTCACAGCTGTGTGTACACCGGTTCTGTACCGGCCATTCACGGCATTGCCGGTAATGATTTTATTGATCAGGCCACGGGCAGGGCTATGTATTGTACCGAAGATACCACGGTAAAAACAGTTGGTAGCACGTCGCACGCCGGCGAAATGTCGCCACGTAACCTGGAGGCCAGCACCATTACCGACGAGCTGAAGCTGGCTACCAACTTCCGCTCAAAAGTTATTGGCATCGCACTGAAAGATCGTGGCGGTATTCTGCCTGCCGGTCACGCTGCAAATGCCGCATACTGGTTTGACGATGCATCAGGCAATTGGATTACCAGCACCTTTTACATGAACGATTTGCCTGCATGGGTAAAACAATTTAATGACCAGAAACTACCTGAGAAATATTTGAAACAAGATTGGAACACCCTGTATCCAATCAATACTTATTTACAGAGCACTGCCGACAATACGCCATACGAAGGCCGCGTTGGTGGCGCTGCTAGCCCAACTTTCCCGTTCAAAACGTCAGAACTGTACAATGGTAACCTGGGCATGATCCGCACTACGCCTTACGGTAACACGCTGACGCTGGATCTGGCCAAAGCAGCCATTGATGCCGAGCACTTGGGCAACAACACCGTAACCGACTTTTTGGCTGTGAGTCTTTCCTCAACCGACTATGTTGGTCACCTGGTAGGTGTTAATGCGGTGGAGACAGAAGATACTTACCTGCGTTTGGATAAAGATCTGGCCGCGTTCTTCAGCTACCTGGATGCCAAAGTAGGTAAAGGTAATTATACCGTATTCCTGACTGCCGACCACGGCGCTGCACACAACCCTAAATTCCTGACCGACCATAACATCCCGGCAGGCACCTGGAAAGCTGGCGAAGCCATGCGCGGCATGAACGCCATGCTGAACGAGAAATACAAGGTAAATAATCTGGTGATCAGCCTGGACAACTATCAGGTTAACCTTAATAACATCGCCATCAAAAAACAAAACATCAGCGAGCAGGCCGTTAAAAACGACATTATCGACTGGCTGGGCAAACAGCCGGCAGTAGCCTTTGCTGTTGACATGAAAGCCGCGCAAATAGCCAATATCCCTGAAGAGCTGCGTTATCGCATTATCAATGGTTACAGCATTGAGCACAGTGGTGTGATCCAGATCATCCTGAAACCGGGATGGTTTGCGGGTTCGGGCTTAACAGGTACCACCCACGGTACCTGGAATCCTTATGATACGCACATCCCGCTGGTATTCTTCGGTTGGGGTATCCAGCATGGCAGTCTGGTCAGACCAACCCACATGACCGATATCTCGGCCACGCTGGCAGCCCTGCTGCACATCCAGGCCCCAAGCGGTTGTATTGGCGTGCCAATCAGCGAAGTGATTAAGAAGTAA
- a CDS encoding acyl-CoA dehydrogenase encodes MRKPPPHPSDYIDQEHADVIRRYSGQAELDGQLHPEQMKIIQRLGWFKLLVPWTYGGLERGIPQLVRLQEGISWADGSAGWVVTLCAGAGWFGGFMTAHTAHQIFNTPQVCLAGSGATTGQAEITADGYRINGIWNYASGAHHATHFTVNCLIKRNGEAVLDEKGEPWVLPFVVDKKDVTLKPTWKTMGMVATGSHSFIIEDLVVSEDRCFHIDPDYAEVNEDLYQYPFLQLAEATLAVNMSGMAIHFIDLCKELFEDKKRNPRLLVENMLLLDDLIDDTTALINATRELFYKSVDISWEKPVDNRQCELKNVSKSSRTLAKISREVVDTLYPYCGLRAAAADSEINRVWRDMHTAGQHAIFTFER; translated from the coding sequence ATGAGAAAACCGCCGCCGCATCCATCAGATTATATTGATCAGGAACATGCCGACGTCATACGCCGGTATTCCGGCCAGGCAGAGCTGGATGGGCAGTTGCACCCGGAGCAAATGAAGATCATCCAACGGTTGGGGTGGTTCAAGCTGCTGGTGCCATGGACTTATGGCGGACTGGAGCGCGGCATCCCCCAGTTAGTGCGCCTGCAGGAAGGCATCAGCTGGGCCGATGGCAGCGCCGGATGGGTGGTAACATTGTGCGCCGGTGCAGGCTGGTTTGGTGGATTTATGACGGCCCATACCGCACATCAAATATTTAACACCCCACAAGTTTGCCTGGCGGGCAGTGGTGCCACTACGGGCCAGGCCGAAATTACGGCCGATGGTTACCGCATCAATGGCATTTGGAACTATGCCAGCGGTGCGCATCATGCCACGCATTTTACGGTAAATTGTTTGATTAAACGTAACGGCGAGGCGGTATTGGACGAAAAGGGCGAGCCTTGGGTGTTGCCTTTTGTGGTAGATAAAAAAGACGTAACACTAAAGCCCACCTGGAAAACCATGGGCATGGTAGCCACGGGCAGTCATTCGTTTATTATTGAGGATTTAGTTGTATCCGAAGATCGCTGTTTTCATATCGACCCAGATTATGCCGAAGTGAACGAAGATCTTTATCAATACCCATTCCTGCAATTGGCAGAAGCTACGCTGGCCGTCAACATGTCGGGTATGGCTATCCATTTTATAGATCTGTGTAAAGAACTCTTTGAGGATAAAAAGAGGAATCCGCGACTGCTGGTGGAGAACATGCTGCTGCTGGACGATCTGATTGACGATACCACCGCCCTCATTAATGCCACACGCGAGCTCTTTTATAAATCGGTAGACATCTCCTGGGAAAAGCCGGTTGACAATCGCCAGTGCGAATTGAAGAACGTAAGTAAATCCAGCCGTACGCTGGCCAAAATATCCCGCGAGGTAGTAGATACTCTTTATCCTTACTGCGGCCTGCGCGCAGCCGCTGCCGATAGCGAGATCAATCGCGTTTGGCGCGATATGCATACCGCCGGCCAGCACGCTATTTTTACGTTTGAGCGATAG
- the pnuC gene encoding nicotinamide riboside transporter PnuC — protein MQHLIHLFWEQIKETTWLEWLAVMASVAEVLLAKKNNIWLYPTGILGILAGSILLLESSLYAETALNGYYLVMSIYGWVHWIKRRNEPPVKISNSSRQEWGITLAITFVGWAVLYVLLKHFTNSNVPVWDSFVSSSAWAGMWLLARRKTENWILLNISNLFAIPLLFYKQLPLMALLTLFLFIVAIFGYLDWLRILKKERAETVSISTAS, from the coding sequence ATGCAACACTTAATTCATTTATTCTGGGAGCAGATAAAAGAAACCACCTGGCTGGAGTGGCTGGCCGTTATGGCCAGTGTAGCCGAAGTTTTGCTGGCAAAAAAGAACAACATCTGGTTGTATCCAACCGGGATATTAGGCATATTAGCAGGAAGTATTCTGTTACTGGAAAGTAGCCTTTATGCCGAAACCGCGCTGAACGGTTATTACCTGGTGATGAGCATTTATGGCTGGGTGCACTGGATTAAACGACGGAATGAGCCACCGGTAAAAATTAGTAACAGCAGCCGGCAGGAGTGGGGCATTACGCTGGCCATCACCTTTGTGGGTTGGGCGGTGTTGTATGTGCTGTTAAAACATTTTACCAATTCTAACGTTCCGGTTTGGGATTCATTTGTTTCATCGAGCGCCTGGGCCGGTATGTGGTTGCTGGCGCGCCGTAAAACAGAAAACTGGATATTGCTAAACATATCTAATCTGTTTGCAATCCCGCTGTTATTCTACAAGCAGTTGCCGTTGATGGCGCTGCTCACCCTATTTTTATTTATAGTGGCCATTTTTGGATATCTGGATTGGCTGCGCATTTTAAAGAAAGAACGAGCCGAAACTGTAAGCATATCTACCGCATCATGA
- a CDS encoding TonB-dependent receptor, which yields MKNFFAGILALLLPYAASAQLSVSGKVTDNVTHYALPGATVSIKGKSIQTQTDQKGNYRLNLPEAGKYTFVITYIGYNTGEINQQVAGSIRLSFSISSNTTVTEEVTVHGTRAGANSPTTYTNINKGDIQKNNTGRGFEYLLEQTPSAVVSSNAGAGVGYTSIRIRGSDATRTNVTVNGVPMNDAEDQGVYFVDIPDLASSVDNIQVQRGVGTSTNGAGAFGASINIQTTTRHDTAYAQLDNSAGSYGTIKNSVSVGTGLLGDHFTFDGRLSRINSDGYIERSASQLKSYFLSGAYYNQGTVLRLNVFSGYEKTGQAWDGVSEDMINAGNRRYNELGYIDARGTYYNNQTDNYWQNFAQLLLNQKITSDLSFSGALHYTRGYGYYEEYQNDQTLADYGITPQTVGGTTITNSDLVRRLWLSNYFYGATYNLNYHPSNKIDATLGGAYNEYRGDHYNNIEWTQQTTNIPPDYEYSRDRGVKKDFNVFARADFHAGNFLFYGDMQYRHINYSFLGFDRDLRNVQQDVQLNFFNPKAGITYQLNDQNNIYASFAVGHHEPNRSDYTNSSPASRPKPETLLDWELGYRTKQTWITAGINAFYMKYKNQLILTGSLDDVGEAIRTNVDDSYRAGLEADARIKFCDGFNWALTASVSRNRVKNFHQFLYNDATGNMDETAYNTTNLAYSPGFIGSSSLNFLPFKGAEFSFISRYITRQYLDNTSTVSRSLPEYFVSDVRLNYNFKIKGIKNIGVGLLVNNVFSKAYSSDGATYPGIYSGQLNNYNYFFTQAPRNFLASLSLRF from the coding sequence TTGAAGAACTTTTTTGCGGGCATTTTAGCCCTGCTGTTGCCGTACGCGGCATCGGCCCAACTTTCCGTATCGGGGAAGGTAACAGACAACGTTACGCATTATGCATTGCCCGGCGCTACCGTCAGCATCAAGGGTAAAAGCATTCAAACACAAACAGACCAGAAGGGCAATTATCGTCTTAATTTGCCTGAGGCTGGCAAATACACTTTTGTTATAACTTACATTGGCTATAACACTGGCGAAATTAATCAACAGGTTGCTGGAAGCATCAGGTTAAGCTTCAGTATTTCTTCAAATACCACTGTGACCGAGGAAGTAACCGTACACGGCACGCGTGCCGGCGCTAACTCACCAACCACTTATACCAATATCAATAAGGGCGATATTCAGAAAAACAATACCGGCCGGGGCTTTGAGTATTTGTTGGAGCAAACACCATCGGCTGTGGTAAGCTCAAATGCCGGGGCAGGTGTGGGCTATACCAGTATCCGTATCCGTGGTAGTGACGCTACCCGTACCAACGTAACGGTTAACGGTGTGCCAATGAATGATGCAGAAGATCAGGGTGTTTACTTTGTAGATATTCCGGATCTGGCTTCATCAGTAGATAACATCCAGGTGCAACGTGGCGTGGGCACTTCAACCAACGGTGCAGGTGCTTTTGGTGCCAGCATCAACATCCAGACCACCACCCGTCATGATACGGCTTATGCGCAGTTAGATAACTCAGCCGGCTCATACGGTACTATTAAAAACTCGGTGAGTGTGGGTACCGGCTTGCTGGGTGATCATTTTACGTTTGATGGCCGCCTGTCGCGCATTAACTCTGATGGTTACATTGAGCGCTCTGCATCGCAGTTAAAATCATATTTCCTGAGCGGTGCTTATTATAACCAAGGTACGGTACTGCGCCTGAACGTTTTTAGCGGCTATGAAAAAACCGGCCAGGCCTGGGACGGCGTGTCGGAAGATATGATCAATGCCGGCAACCGCCGTTACAATGAGTTGGGTTATATCGATGCTAGGGGTACTTATTACAACAACCAGACAGATAACTACTGGCAAAACTTTGCCCAGCTATTGCTAAATCAAAAGATCACAAGTGATCTGTCGTTCAGTGGCGCGTTACACTATACCCGTGGCTATGGGTATTACGAGGAGTACCAGAACGACCAGACTCTGGCCGACTACGGTATTACTCCTCAAACCGTTGGCGGTACTACCATCACCAACTCAGACCTGGTGCGCAGACTGTGGTTAAGCAATTACTTTTATGGCGCAACATATAACCTGAACTATCATCCATCAAACAAGATTGATGCAACACTGGGTGGTGCTTATAATGAGTACAGAGGCGACCATTACAACAACATAGAGTGGACACAACAAACCACCAACATCCCGCCAGATTATGAATACTCGCGCGACCGCGGTGTAAAGAAAGACTTTAACGTTTTTGCCCGTGCCGATTTCCATGCAGGTAACTTTTTGTTCTACGGCGATATGCAATACCGTCATATCAACTACTCGTTCCTGGGTTTTGACCGTGACTTGAGAAACGTGCAGCAGGATGTTCAGCTCAACTTTTTTAACCCTAAAGCGGGTATCACTTACCAACTGAACGATCAAAACAACATCTACGCATCGTTTGCAGTTGGTCACCACGAGCCTAACCGCAGCGATTATACCAATTCGTCGCCAGCCAGTCGCCCAAAACCAGAGACCTTGCTGGATTGGGAGCTGGGTTATCGCACCAAGCAAACCTGGATTACGGCCGGCATCAACGCTTTCTACATGAAATATAAAAACCAGCTAATCTTAACCGGCTCGCTGGATGATGTAGGCGAGGCTATCCGTACCAATGTGGATGATAGCTACCGCGCAGGCCTGGAAGCCGATGCGCGCATTAAATTCTGTGATGGATTTAACTGGGCGCTAACTGCATCAGTTAGCCGTAACAGGGTGAAAAATTTCCACCAGTTTTTATATAACGATGCTACTGGTAATATGGATGAAACGGCTTATAACACCACTAACCTGGCTTACTCGCCTGGTTTTATAGGCAGCAGTTCATTGAATTTCCTACCGTTTAAAGGTGCGGAGTTCTCGTTCATCAGCAGGTATATCACCCGCCAGTACCTGGATAACACCAGCACGGTGAGCCGTTCGCTGCCGGAGTATTTTGTGAGCGATGTGCGCTTAAACTATAACTTCAAAATTAAAGGCATCAAAAATATTGGCGTTGGCTTGCTGGTAAATAACGTGTTCAGCAAAGCTTATTCGTCAGACGGAGCAACTTACCCTGGTATTTACAGCGGACAGTTAAATAACTATAACTACTTCTTTACACAGGCGCCAAGGAATTTCCTGGCATCACTGAGTTTGAGGTTTTAA